Within Triticum dicoccoides isolate Atlit2015 ecotype Zavitan chromosome 1B, WEW_v2.0, whole genome shotgun sequence, the genomic segment AAATGTCCGCACACTATATTTATTAATGTCGTCCCGATGTATATACATGGAAAATGTCCGCACACTATATTTATGACGTCGGATGTACCACATGAAAAATCTTGTATACATACGATATTTATGAGCTGAAAGTGAGGCATTGATCGACATTTGTGTTGCGGACCTACCCTGTTCCTCTCTCCTCCTCAATGCTCTGAATCCCCTGCAGTTTCCTCTGAAGAACTCTGTACCCGAGTGTAACTGACGAACACTGCATGACTGCATCCGAGTGTAATCGATACCTAGTGCGTGGCTAACATGGCCGTCGGTCCAACACGATCGACCTCCAGCACCAATTCATCGCCGGAATTAATCAACGTGATCGCCGGACGTACGCCTTATGATCGTCGACCGATCCGACTAAACGGTACAAGACGAGACAAGAAATTAAGAACAAACAAACGAAACTAATAGTAGTTCATACACGTGAAGACGACGAGATCACCAACAGCTGGGAGAGTACAGAACGAACATATCGTAACGATCTATCCGCGacgtgcacgcacgcacgcacgcgcggCGGCGACGGCCGGGTCACGCGCGCCTAGGCGCCGGGCGCGGCGTCCTTGGTGCGGTTGCCGAGGTAGCCGCCGTACTCGCGGCGGGCGTAGTCCTTGACGTGGCTGGCGGTGTCGGCGAGGCGGCTGCGGGCGCGGTCCACGCGGTCGGCGCCCACGGGGTGCCGCCCCGTGAAGTACCGGTACGCCCAGGTGGCCGCGGCGAGCGCGGCCACGGCGAAGCCCACGAAGGAGAGCGCCGCCACGGCCACGACCAGGAGCGCGAAGGAGAAGGGCACCCAGATGGGGC encodes:
- the LOC119312615 gene encoding oleosin G-like, whose protein sequence is MADRHGEGGVASARRPGRADLDDQSTTLLQRVQAHLPNATQVVGLLTLLVAGAALLVLAGLTFTGAVVALVFLGPLALLTSPIWVPFSFALLVVAVAALSFVGFAVAALAAATWAYRYFTGRHPVGADRVDRARSRLADTASHVKDYARREYGGYLGNRTKDAAPGA